From the genome of Papaver somniferum cultivar HN1 chromosome 2, ASM357369v1, whole genome shotgun sequence, one region includes:
- the LOC113352145 gene encoding uncharacterized protein LOC113352145 → MSRHSSENYDPCYPDQPVVDLYLPIWANQPSFKSKAAFVWVEDKDDATGVSTRSTLTYSQLNSSAQSIASRLLISLQRGDTVLILCPPGLQLVQIIFGCQRAGLLSVPIFPPDLSLPTKHHHLIRVFSQTKPKAVISHQDYISGILRYFSSSSKGKQLSELMQNLKWVSVDDLKEDVDDDQSFKLNRSSSHASYDGCKAEDVYLIQYTSGATGIPKPVLVTAGSAAHNVRAARKAYDLDPSSVIISWLPQYHDCGLMFLLLTVVSGTTCILSSPGLFVKRPRFWLELITEFKGNCTPVPSFALPLVVRRGRIDQGAIPLNLSSLRNLILINEPIREEAVNEFIDAFKVVGLNSACISPSYGLAENCTFVSTSWRKTSSSTNSGNMPPYKKLLPSARLSWNPSEQYDQEYDNEMDIIIVDQDTHELVEDGVEGEIWISSPSNATGYLGYPYLTSEVFQGRLQGRVSHQYVRTSDKGIVIGKERYLFVLGRCLDVIRTQNYQEIHPHYLETTAYKSCPKLLRGGCIAAFQITETIVIVAELQRSTEERDAGVLRRLCEGIREAVWKEHDKVEVGLVVLVENGSVEKTTSGKIQRWATKNKLIGGEFNPVSEIWFRDHKKNMPSSAVKFHFEKNGKGKIKDEKQEELIHASSMTPGTNRLTLISFL, encoded by the coding sequence ATGAGTCGACATTCATCTGAGAATTACGACCCATGTTATCCTGACCAACCTGTTGTAGACCTCTATCTTCCTATATGGGCAAATCAACCATCCTTCAAGTCTAAAGCAGCTTTTGTATGGGTTGAAGATAAAGATGATGCAACTGGCGTGTCAACTAGGTCTACGCTCACTTACTCTCAACTCAATTCCTCTGCCCAATCAATAGCTTCGCGTCTTCTCATTTCTTTACAGAGAGGAGACACTGTTCTCATACTGTGTCCACCTGGTCTTCAACTGGTTCAAATTATATTTGGATGCCAGAGAGCCGGTCTTTTAAGTGTGCCCATTTTCCCACCAGATCTTTCTCTCCCTACGAAACACCATCATCTTATAAGAGTTTTCTCACAGACTAAACCCAAAGCAGTCATTTCTCATCAAGATTATATTAGTGGTATTCTGCGTTATTTCTCATCTTCTTCCAAAGGTAAACAACTCTCAGAACTAATGCAGAATCTGAAATGGGTATCTGTGGATGACTTGAAGGAAGACGTCGATGATGATCAGTCGTTCAAACTAAATCGTTCTTCTTCTCATGCATCATATGATGGATGTAAAGCTGAGGATGTATATTTGATTCAGTACACATCTGGTGCAACTGGAATACCAAAGCCTGTTCTCGTAACTGCGGGATCAGCTGCTCATAATGTTAGAGCAGCAAGGAAAGCTTATGATCTTGATCCGAGTAGCGTTATTATCTCATGGCTTCCTCAATATCATGATTGTGGACTCATGTTTCTCTTATTAACAGTTGTGTCTGGAACAACTTGTATACTCAGCTCACCGGGGTTGTTTGTGAAGAGACCACGTTTCTGGCTAGAACTGATTACCGAGTTTAAAGGGAATTGTACTCCTGTTCCTTCCTTTGCTTTACCGCTTGTTGTTCGGCGTGGCAGGATTGATCAAGGTGCAATACCTTTAAATTTATCGAGTTTACGAAACTTAATTCTCATCAATGAACCAATTAGGGAAGAAGCTGTCAATGAATTTATCGATGCATTTAAGGTTGTGGGGTTGAATTCAGCTTGTATCTCTCCTTCCTACGGGTTGGCCGAGAATTGCACCTTTGTCTCAACTTCATGGAGAAAGACATCATCATCAACTAATTCCGGTAACATGCCGCCTTATAAGAAGCTCCTACCTAGTGCGAGACTCTCTTGGAATCCATCTGAACAATATGATCAGGAGTATGATAACGAAATGGACATTATTATTGTGGACCAAGATACACATGAACTAGTGGAAGATGGAGTAGAAGGAGAGATATGGATTTCGTCACCAAGCAACGCAACTGGTTACCTCGGCTACCCATATTTAACAAGTGAAGTTTTTCAAGGAAGATTACAAGGAAGAGTAAGCCATCAATACGTGAGAACCAGCGACAAGGGAATTGTCATAGGAAAAGAGAGGTACTTGTTTGTATTGGGTCGATGTTTAGATGTTATTAGGACCCAAAATTATCaagaaattcatcctcattatttagaaACAACTGCTTACAAAAGCTGCCCTAAGCTTCTACGAGGAGGTTGTATAGCTGCATTCCAGATTACAGAAACCATCGTTATTGTAGCAGAATTGCAAAGAAGTACTGAAGAAAGGGATGCCGGAGTATTACGGAGACTATGTGAAGGCATACGAGAAGCGGTTTGGAAGGAACATGACAAGGTTGAGGTTGGGTTAGTTGTGTTGGTTGAGAATGGAAGTGTAGAGAAAACTACATCGGGTAAGATACAAAGATGGGCAACTAAGAATAAGTTGATTGGAGGTGAATTTAATCCAGTGAGCGAAATATGGTTCAGAGACCATAAGAAAAACATGCCATCTTCGGCAGTAAAATTTCATTTCGAAAAGAATGGCAAGGGAAAGATAAAAGATGAGAAACAAGAAGAGCTAATCCATGCATCCTCAATGACACCCGGGACCAATCGTTTAACTTTGATATCTTTTCTGTGA